In a single window of the Coregonus clupeaformis isolate EN_2021a chromosome 10, ASM2061545v1, whole genome shotgun sequence genome:
- the LOC121574840 gene encoding alpha-1,3-galactosyltransferase 2-like isoform X2 has protein sequence MRVLFKGKRVLTCAACASVLLFIGYFTPTAVRYLEGLIPMNRCPLAPGEKLKLGNSIDASLDLWSRGDVQTCTDWGAPLIWDGMFDPDHYDQEHKRNHSSVSLTVFAVGRYLDAYLEAFLLSAERHFMVALPVTYYVFTDVPKRVPDIQLGPGRSLKVVRVQRHSRWQDISMMRMRSIADAIESEIRHHSSYVFCFDVDQVFVGRFGSEALGDCVALLHAFYYHRPQSLYTYDHNPRSRAYMETGDFYYHAAVFGGSWQTVKNMTETCYQTIMEDKENQVEALWHDESHLNKYLWLHKPSRVLSPEYCWSSDIGYRDDMHVTRLLWAKKKYDTLRVTD, from the exons ATGAG AGTATTGTTCAAGGGAAAGCGTGTATTAACATGTGCAGCATGTGCCTCTGTGCTGCTCTTCATAGGCTACTTCACACCTACAGCAGTAAG GTACTTGGAGGGGTTAATCCCCATGAACCGATGTCCTCTAGCCCCTGGAGAGAAGCTGAAGCTGGGGAATAGTATAGATGCTTCCCTAGACCTTTG GTCCAGAGGTGATGTTCAGACCTGCACTGACTGGGGAGCCCCTTTGATCTGGGATGGAATGTTTGACCCAGATCATTACGACCAGGAGCACAAAAGGAaccactcctctgtctctctcactgtatTCGCTGTGGGCAG GTATCTAGATGCCTACCTGGAGGCATTCCTTCTCTCTGCTGAGCGTCACTTTATGGTGGCTTTACCTGTGACATACTATGTGTTCACTGACGTTCCCAAGAGGGTACCAGACATCCAGCTTGGTCCTGGGCGGAGCCTGAAAGTTGTGAGGGTGCAGAGACACTCTCGCTGGCAGGACATCTCCATGATGCGTATGAGGTCCATCGCAGATGCCATTGAGTCAGAGATTCGTCACCACAGCAGCTACGTCTTCTGTTTTGATGTGGACCAGGTGTTTGTGGGTCGGTTCGGCTCAGAGGCTCTGGGAGACTGTGTGGCTCTGCTCCACGCCTTCTACTACCACCGACCACAGAGCCTGTACACCTACGACCACAATCCCAGGTCCAGGGCCTACATGGAGACTGGGGACTTCTACTATCATGCTGCCGTGTTTGGAGGCTCGTGGCAGACAGTGAAAAATATGACGGAGACCTGTTACCAGACCATCATGGAGGACAAGGAGAACCAGGTGGAGGCTCTATGGCATGACGAGAGTCACCTCAACAAGTACCTGTGGCTCCATAAGCCCAGCAGAGTGCTGTCTCCTGAGTACTGCTGGAGCAGTGACATTGGTTACCGTGATGACATGCATGTGACCCGCCTGCTCTGGGCAAAGAAGAAATATGACACACTCCGGGTTACAGATTGA
- the LOC121574840 gene encoding alpha-1,3-galactosyltransferase 2-like isoform X1 has translation MSRVLFKGKRVLTCAACASVLLFIGYFTPTAVRYLEGLIPMNRCPLAPGEKLKLGNSIDASLDLWSRGDVQTCTDWGAPLIWDGMFDPDHYDQEHKRNHSSVSLTVFAVGRYLDAYLEAFLLSAERHFMVALPVTYYVFTDVPKRVPDIQLGPGRSLKVVRVQRHSRWQDISMMRMRSIADAIESEIRHHSSYVFCFDVDQVFVGRFGSEALGDCVALLHAFYYHRPQSLYTYDHNPRSRAYMETGDFYYHAAVFGGSWQTVKNMTETCYQTIMEDKENQVEALWHDESHLNKYLWLHKPSRVLSPEYCWSSDIGYRDDMHVTRLLWAKKKYDTLRVTD, from the exons ATGAG CAGAGTATTGTTCAAGGGAAAGCGTGTATTAACATGTGCAGCATGTGCCTCTGTGCTGCTCTTCATAGGCTACTTCACACCTACAGCAGTAAG GTACTTGGAGGGGTTAATCCCCATGAACCGATGTCCTCTAGCCCCTGGAGAGAAGCTGAAGCTGGGGAATAGTATAGATGCTTCCCTAGACCTTTG GTCCAGAGGTGATGTTCAGACCTGCACTGACTGGGGAGCCCCTTTGATCTGGGATGGAATGTTTGACCCAGATCATTACGACCAGGAGCACAAAAGGAaccactcctctgtctctctcactgtatTCGCTGTGGGCAG GTATCTAGATGCCTACCTGGAGGCATTCCTTCTCTCTGCTGAGCGTCACTTTATGGTGGCTTTACCTGTGACATACTATGTGTTCACTGACGTTCCCAAGAGGGTACCAGACATCCAGCTTGGTCCTGGGCGGAGCCTGAAAGTTGTGAGGGTGCAGAGACACTCTCGCTGGCAGGACATCTCCATGATGCGTATGAGGTCCATCGCAGATGCCATTGAGTCAGAGATTCGTCACCACAGCAGCTACGTCTTCTGTTTTGATGTGGACCAGGTGTTTGTGGGTCGGTTCGGCTCAGAGGCTCTGGGAGACTGTGTGGCTCTGCTCCACGCCTTCTACTACCACCGACCACAGAGCCTGTACACCTACGACCACAATCCCAGGTCCAGGGCCTACATGGAGACTGGGGACTTCTACTATCATGCTGCCGTGTTTGGAGGCTCGTGGCAGACAGTGAAAAATATGACGGAGACCTGTTACCAGACCATCATGGAGGACAAGGAGAACCAGGTGGAGGCTCTATGGCATGACGAGAGTCACCTCAACAAGTACCTGTGGCTCCATAAGCCCAGCAGAGTGCTGTCTCCTGAGTACTGCTGGAGCAGTGACATTGGTTACCGTGATGACATGCATGTGACCCGCCTGCTCTGGGCAAAGAAGAAATATGACACACTCCGGGTTACAGATTGA